One genomic segment of Thermodesulfobacterium sp. TA1 includes these proteins:
- a CDS encoding putative sulfate exporter family transporter, which produces MVEEKKKGLVNEDWLAFYLAMALIIISFLAYVGIDPFGWTVKTSEWISLDKAIAPLSKKVGISGGVSLILTWLFLTVFFAIGAAFLGLNVGRFIVGFFFIFWLSYICWLIGHYAYFAATDPTKHNIPWSLKLTGEGGLIFALILGLIIGNFFRGFANFIKEAVLPEFYVKTGIGLMGAVLGLKSAQAFGLASAVLFRGLCAIVEAYLIYWALVYWLARKYFKFSKEWAAPLASGISICGVSASIATGGAIKARPVVPVMVSSLVVIFAVVELLILPFLAREFLWQQPMVAGAWMGLAVKTDGAAFASGAIVDALIRGKAEAVAGIKYEPGWIMMAAATTKLFIDIFISIWAFILAYIWCAHIECQEGQRVTAKEIWHRFPKFVLAYALGFVIFLIISAPHAPKVGTVEHQIKGVQKQIEKLEKQAATAVDPAIKDQLAQQIAAKKAEIEELKASIKDSKNVVDQTKTATNGLNNLRTFMFLFTFFTIGIISDFRKLWEEGIGRLAVVYLVCLFGFIIWIGLLISYIFFHGVKPPIIGQ; this is translated from the coding sequence ATGGTAGAGGAGAAGAAAAAAGGTTTGGTTAATGAAGATTGGTTAGCCTTTTATTTAGCGATGGCCTTGATAATAATTTCTTTTTTAGCCTATGTAGGGATAGACCCATTTGGTTGGACGGTAAAGACTTCAGAATGGATTTCTCTTGATAAAGCCATTGCCCCTCTTAGTAAGAAGGTAGGTATTTCTGGTGGGGTATCTTTAATTTTAACCTGGCTTTTTTTAACTGTGTTTTTTGCTATTGGGGCTGCCTTTTTAGGGCTTAACGTAGGGAGGTTTATCGTTGGTTTCTTTTTTATTTTTTGGTTAAGTTATATTTGTTGGTTGATAGGACATTATGCATATTTTGCGGCTACCGATCCTACTAAACATAACATCCCTTGGTCTTTAAAACTTACTGGAGAAGGTGGACTTATCTTTGCTCTAATCCTTGGTTTGATTATAGGTAACTTTTTTAGAGGGTTTGCTAATTTTATCAAAGAGGCTGTTTTACCAGAGTTTTACGTTAAGACAGGTATTGGTTTGATGGGTGCGGTTCTTGGTTTAAAATCAGCTCAAGCCTTTGGTCTTGCTTCAGCGGTTCTTTTCAGAGGACTTTGTGCTATAGTTGAGGCTTATCTTATTTATTGGGCTCTTGTTTATTGGTTGGCAAGAAAATATTTTAAGTTTAGTAAGGAGTGGGCTGCACCTTTAGCCTCAGGTATTTCTATCTGCGGTGTTTCTGCATCCATCGCCACCGGTGGTGCAATTAAGGCAAGGCCGGTTGTTCCGGTTATGGTTTCTTCTTTGGTGGTTATTTTTGCGGTGGTTGAATTACTTATCCTTCCTTTCTTAGCCCGTGAGTTTTTATGGCAGCAACCAATGGTTGCTGGTGCTTGGATGGGACTTGCGGTTAAAACCGACGGGGCTGCTTTTGCCTCTGGTGCTATAGTAGATGCTTTGATAAGAGGTAAGGCTGAAGCCGTAGCAGGTATCAAATATGAACCTGGTTGGATTATGATGGCTGCAGCTACTACCAAGTTGTTTATAGACATCTTTATCAGTATTTGGGCTTTTATTTTAGCTTATATCTGGTGTGCTCATATAGAATGTCAAGAAGGTCAAAGAGTTACCGCTAAAGAAATCTGGCATAGGTTTCCCAAGTTTGTTTTGGCTTATGCCCTTGGTTTCGTAATCTTTTTGATTATTTCTGCCCCTCATGCTCCTAAGGTGGGAACGGTAGAACATCAGATTAAAGGGGTTCAAAAACAGATAGAAAAGCTTGAAAAACAAGCAGCTACAGCAGTTGATCCAGCTATTAAAGACCAGTTGGCTCAACAGATAGCTGCTAAAAAAGCTGAAATAGAAGAGTTAAAGGCCAGTATAAAGGATTCTAAGAACGTAGTTGATCAAACCAAAACTGCTACCAATGGATTAAATAACTTAAGAACTTTTATGTTCCTCTTTACCTTTTTTACCATCGGTATCATTTCTGATTTTAGGAAACTTTGGGAAGAAGGTATCGGCCGTTTGGCTGTGGTGTACTTAGTATGTCTGTTTGGTTTTATCATCTGGATTGGACTTTTGATTTCTTACATCTTCTTCCATGGAGTAAAACCACCTATAATAGGGCAGTAA
- a CDS encoding sigma-54 dependent transcriptional regulator, whose amino-acid sequence MKGRILIVDDEPIILFGLSHYLKDQGFEVETCETGTEVLKKLEAQRFDLCIVDLKLPDIDGLTLLRKIKTQDQQVGVIMITAFAEIKSAVQAIKEGAFDYLAKPFTNEELMIAIEKFFEFKTLRKEVDELREKLKEKEAFKQIVGESKAIKDILNKIELVAKTDVSVLILGESGTGKELIADCIQALSLRADKPYLKINCAAIPENLFEAELFGYEKGAFTGAYNSKKGRLELANGGTLFFDEIAELPQNLQAKLLRVLEDQTLYRLGSEKPIKIDVRFLYATSKNLRQLVKEGKFREDLYYRINVMSIEIPPLRERKEDIPILVNHFLKKFSEKFKKPIPQITEEAFQALMNYDYPGNVRELKHVIERAVLLAVDGKITLKHLPEEIIHSFKTETSDYKLAKEALEKEIILQALIETNWNKTEAAQKLGISRKTLWQKLKKFGLLPVHTEEE is encoded by the coding sequence ATGAAGGGTAGAATTTTAATAGTTGACGACGAGCCAATTATTTTATTTGGACTTTCTCACTATTTAAAAGACCAAGGTTTTGAAGTAGAAACCTGTGAAACAGGCACAGAGGTTCTAAAAAAGTTAGAAGCACAAAGGTTTGACCTTTGTATTGTTGATCTCAAGCTTCCAGATATAGATGGCCTTACGTTGTTAAGAAAAATAAAAACACAAGACCAACAAGTAGGGGTAATAATGATTACCGCTTTTGCTGAAATTAAAAGTGCGGTGCAGGCTATAAAAGAAGGGGCATTTGATTATTTGGCTAAACCTTTTACCAACGAAGAATTGATGATAGCAATAGAAAAATTTTTTGAGTTTAAAACTTTAAGAAAAGAGGTAGATGAGTTAAGGGAAAAATTAAAAGAAAAAGAAGCCTTTAAACAGATAGTGGGAGAAAGTAAGGCTATCAAAGACATTTTAAACAAAATAGAACTTGTAGCCAAAACAGATGTTTCTGTGTTGATTTTAGGAGAAAGCGGAACAGGTAAAGAATTAATAGCTGATTGCATCCAAGCTTTAAGCTTAAGGGCAGATAAACCCTACCTTAAAATAAACTGTGCAGCCATTCCTGAGAATTTGTTTGAGGCAGAGCTTTTTGGTTACGAAAAAGGGGCGTTTACCGGTGCCTATAATTCTAAAAAAGGTAGATTAGAATTAGCTAACGGCGGAACGCTTTTTTTTGATGAAATCGCAGAACTTCCTCAGAACTTGCAAGCTAAACTGTTAAGGGTTTTAGAAGATCAAACCCTATATCGTTTAGGAAGCGAAAAACCTATAAAGATAGATGTAAGGTTTCTTTATGCTACCAGTAAAAATTTAAGACAACTGGTAAAAGAAGGGAAATTTAGGGAAGACCTTTATTATAGAATAAACGTTATGTCTATTGAAATACCTCCTCTTAGAGAAAGAAAAGAGGATATTCCTATTTTGGTAAACCACTTTTTAAAGAAATTCTCTGAAAAGTTTAAAAAGCCCATACCTCAGATTACCGAAGAAGCCTTTCAAGCTTTAATGAATTATGATTATCCAGGCAACGTAAGAGAACTAAAACATGTTATAGAAAGGGCTGTCTTATTAGCTGTAGACGGCAAGATAACCCTTAAGCACTTACCTGAAGAAATAATCCATAGTTTTAAAACAGAGACCTCAGATTATAAACTTGCCAAAGAAGCATTAGAAAAAGAAATTATACTTCAAGCCTTAATAGAAACCAACTGGAACAAAACCGAGGCTGCCCAAAAGTTAGGGATTAGCCGTAAAACTTTATGGCAAAAACTTAAAAAGTTTGGACTTCTTCCAGTCCACACAGAAGAGGAATGA
- a CDS encoding glutamate synthase-related protein, which translates to MKPTNFANFYPDFYVERLENKCVKCKVCVKECTYGVHVWDEKKKLLKEDHTKCVGCHRCEAMCPTNALIIKKNPSEFREHHLWTPNFIKNIYKQADKGGILLSSTGCDLPLKVYFDHLVLDACQVTNPPIDPLREPMELRTYIGSKPEKLEIERTEKGFRLKKSLPPLIKLEMPIIFSGMSYGSINLHVHQGLVRAAKDLGILYNTGEGGLHPSLYEYKDHIVVQCASGRFGVNVDYLNSGVAIEIKIGQGAKPGIGGHLPGEKVTEEISKTRMIPLGTDAISPAPHHDIYSIEDLRGLIFALKEATEYKKPVFVKVAAVHNIAAIASGIIRAGADAVVIDGIRGGTGAAPTMFRQYVGIPIELAISAVDKRLREEGIRHKTTIIASGGIRCSADVVKAIALGADVVAIGTPLLIAVGCTLCQRCYTGKCPWGIATNHPELIKRLSPDIVYEKVYNLMIGWQSEIKEMLGAMGFNSIESLRSNREKLRAIGLTREEMEVLEVKQAGE; encoded by the coding sequence ATGAAACCAACTAATTTTGCAAATTTTTATCCTGATTTTTATGTAGAACGTTTAGAGAATAAGTGTGTAAAATGTAAGGTTTGTGTCAAAGAGTGTACTTATGGAGTACATGTTTGGGATGAAAAAAAGAAATTGTTAAAAGAGGACCATACTAAATGTGTAGGATGTCATAGGTGTGAGGCTATGTGCCCCACCAATGCCTTAATAATAAAAAAAAATCCTTCGGAGTTTAGAGAACATCATCTGTGGACTCCCAATTTTATTAAAAATATATATAAACAAGCAGACAAAGGTGGAATTTTACTTTCTTCAACCGGATGTGATTTGCCTTTAAAGGTTTATTTTGACCATCTTGTGCTGGATGCATGTCAGGTTACCAATCCACCTATCGATCCATTAAGAGAGCCTATGGAGTTGAGGACTTATATTGGCTCAAAACCTGAAAAACTGGAGATAGAAAGAACAGAAAAAGGCTTTAGACTTAAAAAATCTTTGCCTCCTTTGATAAAATTAGAAATGCCTATAATATTTTCAGGAATGTCCTATGGTTCTATAAACCTTCATGTTCACCAAGGACTTGTACGCGCAGCTAAAGACTTAGGAATTTTATACAACACAGGGGAAGGAGGATTGCATCCTTCTTTATATGAATATAAAGACCATATAGTGGTCCAGTGTGCTTCTGGAAGGTTTGGGGTTAACGTAGATTATCTAAATTCTGGGGTAGCTATAGAAATAAAAATAGGACAAGGGGCTAAACCTGGTATTGGAGGGCATTTACCAGGAGAAAAGGTTACTGAAGAAATTTCTAAAACCAGGATGATACCCTTAGGCACCGATGCCATCTCCCCTGCCCCTCATCACGACATCTATTCGATAGAAGACTTAAGAGGTCTTATCTTTGCTTTAAAAGAAGCCACCGAGTATAAAAAACCTGTTTTCGTAAAAGTAGCTGCGGTGCATAACATCGCTGCTATTGCCTCTGGAATAATAAGGGCTGGGGCTGATGCAGTAGTTATAGATGGGATAAGAGGGGGCACGGGGGCTGCTCCGACGATGTTTAGACAATACGTAGGCATACCGATAGAACTTGCTATTTCTGCTGTAGATAAAAGACTAAGAGAAGAAGGTATTAGGCATAAAACTACCATCATCGCCTCTGGTGGTATACGCTGCAGTGCTGATGTAGTGAAAGCCATTGCTTTAGGGGCAGATGTAGTAGCTATCGGCACCCCACTTCTTATCGCTGTAGGGTGTACCCTTTGCCAAAGATGTTATACTGGAAAATGTCCTTGGGGTATAGCTACCAACCATCCAGAATTAATAAAACGTCTTTCACCAGACATAGTCTATGAAAAAGTCTACAACCTAATGATAGGTTGGCAGAGTGAGATAAAAGAAATGCTTGGGGCAATGGGGTTCAACTCGATAGAAAGCTTACGGAGTAATAGAGAAAAACTAAGGGCTATAGGCTTAACTCGAGAAGAGATGGAAGTCCTTGAAGTAAAACAGGCAGGCGAATAA
- a CDS encoding DUF3365 domain-containing protein has product MLEEARRESEILITQIDALGDYVKEELRPSLFKFFKEVNLKEDFILEAMSTTHIRTKVMQRFKAKFNDYEYKRVSLKPINPNHLPNELERKLLAIFNQDKNLKRWENIIEINKEKYLVVVKPIITEKECLICHGRVKDAPKNLLKIYPRKEDFNWKPGDLMGLEAVYIPLKTWLWEIKHIALTTFISGMLTIILLLVTIEGVFWAIVGKPIKRLTIHFRDIISGKAPLNQKIEVERKDEIGELLQSFNQLANHLFEAQEAIKTYAQTLQTIFNHITDPLALVNLNCTIEVSNKAYQEWINQKKGPVFNMECNPLQSDEIRPCLVALLKKVMETKQPVSEHLSSPEGGYYYTHLYPVFDEKGKVVKVVHYVEDVTEKKKIEEQMAITEKLAAIGQLAAGIAHEINNPLGGIILCVNNLFKTSMDEQTRNQHIELINQGLSRIQNILKVLLDFSKKTELELKACEVKNLIENVLKLISYYLKEKSIKLILELEENLKPVYLDANKIEQVLLNLLLNAIDAMEHSGTKILTVRAYMKENKMIFEVSDTGTGIPDHIAKKIFEPFFTTKPLGKGTGLGLFISKSIVEQHGGKIWFYTSEKGTTFVVELPLEKEKVYEG; this is encoded by the coding sequence ATGCTGGAAGAAGCAAGAAGAGAATCTGAGATATTGATTACTCAAATAGACGCTTTGGGAGATTATGTAAAAGAAGAACTAAGACCTTCTCTTTTTAAGTTTTTTAAAGAAGTGAATTTAAAAGAAGATTTTATCTTGGAGGCTATGTCTACCACCCATATAAGGACTAAAGTAATGCAAAGGTTTAAAGCCAAATTTAATGACTATGAATATAAAAGGGTTTCGTTAAAACCAATAAACCCTAACCACCTCCCCAATGAGCTCGAAAGAAAACTTTTAGCCATTTTTAATCAAGATAAAAATCTTAAACGTTGGGAAAATATAATAGAAATAAATAAAGAAAAATATTTAGTGGTTGTAAAACCTATTATAACGGAAAAAGAATGTCTTATATGTCATGGTAGGGTAAAAGATGCACCAAAAAACCTTCTTAAAATCTATCCGAGAAAAGAGGATTTTAATTGGAAACCAGGAGATTTGATGGGATTAGAGGCTGTCTATATACCGCTAAAAACTTGGTTATGGGAAATAAAACATATCGCCCTAACTACGTTTATTTCTGGTATGTTAACCATCATCTTATTGTTAGTCACGATAGAAGGGGTTTTTTGGGCTATTGTAGGCAAACCTATTAAAAGGCTTACCATCCATTTTAGAGACATTATCTCTGGAAAGGCTCCTTTAAATCAGAAGATAGAAGTAGAAAGAAAAGACGAAATAGGGGAGCTTCTTCAGTCTTTTAATCAATTGGCTAATCATCTTTTTGAAGCTCAAGAAGCTATAAAAACGTATGCTCAAACCTTGCAAACCATCTTTAATCATATAACCGACCCATTAGCATTAGTTAACCTAAACTGTACTATAGAGGTTAGCAATAAAGCCTATCAGGAATGGATAAATCAGAAAAAGGGACCGGTTTTCAACATGGAATGTAATCCTCTGCAATCAGACGAGATCAGACCTTGCCTTGTAGCTTTATTAAAAAAAGTAATGGAGACCAAACAGCCGGTTTCAGAACATCTTAGCTCGCCTGAAGGAGGGTATTATTATACTCATCTTTATCCAGTTTTTGATGAAAAAGGTAAAGTGGTAAAGGTGGTTCATTATGTTGAAGATGTAACCGAAAAGAAGAAAATAGAAGAACAAATGGCCATTACCGAAAAATTGGCTGCTATCGGACAGCTTGCCGCAGGAATAGCCCATGAAATAAACAACCCTTTAGGAGGTATTATTTTATGCGTAAACAATCTTTTTAAAACTTCTATGGATGAACAAACGAGAAATCAACATATAGAACTTATCAATCAGGGATTGTCTCGTATTCAAAATATCCTTAAAGTCCTACTTGATTTTTCCAAAAAAACTGAGTTAGAACTTAAGGCTTGCGAGGTTAAAAACTTAATAGAAAATGTTTTGAAACTCATTAGCTATTATCTAAAAGAAAAAAGTATAAAATTAATCTTAGAGTTGGAAGAAAATTTAAAGCCGGTTTATTTAGATGCAAATAAAATCGAACAGGTTTTACTTAATCTTTTGTTAAATGCGATAGACGCTATGGAACATTCTGGGACCAAGATTTTAACCGTAAGGGCTTACATGAAAGAAAATAAAATGATCTTTGAGGTTTCAGATACAGGAACAGGAATACCAGACCATATAGCCAAAAAGATTTTTGAGCCATTTTTTACTACTAAACCTTTAGGTAAAGGGACAGGCCTTGGACTTTTCATTTCTAAGTCTATAGTTGAGCAACACGGAGGTAAAATTTGGTTTTATACCTCAGAAAAAGGAACTACTTTTGTGGTAGAACTACCTTTAGAAAAGGAAAAGGTATATGAAGGGTAG
- a CDS encoding glutamine amidotransferase family protein: MWDFILKDYKEISGCGVSGIINLKGGLIPGDLIIKSIVCQEERGNGLGAGFAGYGIYPDFKDFYALHVMADDKNCLEKFEAFLFQKIKAIYHEPIPTRKVKTIKNPPIFKRYFVKPEIEETLSLEEQENKIIEMVMYINANLKGIYILSSGKNMGVFKGVGFPSEIAEFFRIDEYQAYIWTAHNRFPTNTPGWWGGAHPFSLLDWSIVHNGEISSYGTNKRYLELFGYKCTLLTDTEVVTYLLDLLIRRHKLPIKLACTALAPPFWMEIECLNEEEKNLIEALRVVYGGALLNGPFAIIFAYNGGIVGLTDRSKLRPLVVAKSGDLYYLASEEAAIRTICPNPEIVWHPKAGEPVILEITEGTIPHQKSYK, encoded by the coding sequence ATGTGGGACTTTATCCTTAAAGATTATAAAGAAATTTCTGGTTGTGGGGTTTCTGGAATAATCAACCTCAAGGGAGGGTTGATACCAGGAGACCTAATAATAAAATCTATCGTTTGTCAAGAAGAAAGAGGGAACGGTTTGGGTGCCGGGTTTGCTGGTTATGGAATTTATCCTGACTTTAAAGACTTTTATGCCTTACATGTGATGGCTGATGACAAAAATTGTTTGGAAAAATTTGAAGCCTTCCTTTTTCAAAAAATTAAAGCAATCTACCACGAACCTATCCCTACTAGAAAAGTAAAAACCATCAAAAATCCTCCTATTTTTAAAAGATACTTTGTAAAACCTGAAATAGAAGAAACCCTTTCTTTAGAAGAGCAAGAAAACAAAATAATAGAAATGGTTATGTATATCAACGCCAACCTAAAAGGGATTTACATCCTTTCTTCTGGAAAAAACATGGGAGTTTTTAAGGGAGTGGGGTTCCCAAGTGAAATAGCAGAATTCTTTAGAATAGACGAATATCAAGCATATATCTGGACAGCGCACAATCGTTTTCCTACAAATACCCCTGGTTGGTGGGGAGGAGCACATCCCTTTAGTCTTCTTGACTGGTCTATCGTACATAATGGTGAAATTTCAAGCTACGGGACCAATAAGAGATATTTAGAACTTTTTGGTTATAAATGTACCCTTCTTACTGATACAGAGGTGGTTACCTATCTTTTAGACCTCCTTATAAGAAGGCACAAATTGCCTATTAAATTAGCTTGTACTGCTTTGGCTCCACCTTTTTGGATGGAAATAGAATGTTTAAATGAAGAAGAAAAAAATTTGATAGAGGCCTTGAGAGTAGTGTACGGAGGAGCCCTTTTAAACGGTCCTTTTGCCATTATCTTTGCCTATAACGGTGGAATAGTAGGGTTAACCGACAGATCTAAGCTTAGACCTTTAGTAGTAGCTAAATCAGGGGATTTGTATTATTTAGCCAGTGAAGAAGCCGCTATAAGAACCATTTGTCCTAACCCTGAGATTGTTTGGCATCCTAAGGCAGGAGAACCAGTAATCTTAGAAATAACAGAAGGTACTATTCCTCACCAAAAAAGTTATAAATAA
- the ileS gene encoding isoleucine--tRNA ligase, whose protein sequence is MDWKDTLNLPQTSFPMKANLVEREPQFLEFWEKEKIYEKMLKKRENAPLYVLHDGPPYANGHIHLGTALNKILKDIIVKSKTMAGYKVPFVPGWDCHGLPIELKTEQELGVKRGELPPLVIREACRKYAERYINIQREEFKRLGVFAFWDKPYLTMDYKYEATIAREFLRFLESGQVYRKKKPVFWCPTCVTALAEAEVEYGPHKSYSIFVKFPFTEDLKEFISKNYGVSLDKPAYVLIWTTTPWTLPANLGLALNPEFDYLLVEWEEEYYLVAEGRVSGLCAELNKDLPKFIAKIDPKTLEGKKAFHPFYQKESLIILADFVSLDTGTGIVHIAPGHGEEDYQVGLKYGLEVYVPVDQEGRFYKEVELVGGLSIYQANEKILETLKENGRLLHVDKIEHNYPFCWRCKKPIIFRAEDQWFISMELKRLREKALKAIESVKFIPSWGKNRLYSMLESRPDWCVSRQRVWGVPITVFKCENCGEILKDFKYYEKVIALFEKEGCDPWFVKTAEELLPEGTTCPKCGHTKFTKEKDILDVWFDSGVSFAAVIEKREELSFPADLYLEGSDQHRGWFHSSLLCAVGTRGVPPYKALLTHGFVVDGQGRKMSKSLGNVIHPQDLIKQHGAEILRLWVSAEDYRDDIKISKEILARLVEAYRKVRNTCRFLIGNLYDFDPKKDLISFENLPSFEKYILYRLSKIIEKVKKGYEDFEFHVVYHEIYRFCVVELSSLIIDINRDYLYCERPDSPKRRATQTVFYYSLDSIVKLIAPILSFTAEDIWQNLPYPKDEPSVFLTEFPNYKFEIPEDEVKKWETLLRLREEFLKALEIARKDHKSINTFLEAEVYVKAPEEIKEYLKDKAFWEYFLMIAKFELVENLNEKLEPQTFVSEEISGLKVLIKPTEYKKCERCWQRKPEVGNLPNPELCERCYQVVGEIK, encoded by the coding sequence ATGGATTGGAAAGATACCCTTAACCTTCCACAAACTAGCTTTCCGATGAAAGCTAATTTAGTAGAGCGGGAACCTCAGTTTTTAGAATTTTGGGAAAAAGAAAAAATTTATGAAAAAATGCTTAAAAAAAGAGAGAACGCTCCTTTATATGTTCTTCATGACGGCCCCCCTTATGCTAACGGACATATTCATTTAGGGACAGCCCTAAATAAAATTTTAAAAGACATTATAGTAAAAAGTAAAACCATGGCAGGGTATAAAGTGCCCTTTGTGCCTGGATGGGATTGTCATGGCTTACCTATAGAGTTAAAAACCGAACAAGAGTTAGGGGTAAAAAGAGGAGAATTGCCTCCCTTAGTAATAAGAGAGGCCTGCAGAAAGTATGCAGAAAGATACATTAACATTCAAAGAGAAGAGTTTAAAAGACTTGGAGTTTTTGCCTTTTGGGATAAACCCTATCTTACGATGGACTATAAATATGAAGCCACCATCGCCAGGGAATTTTTAAGATTTTTAGAATCTGGACAGGTTTATCGCAAGAAAAAACCTGTTTTTTGGTGCCCGACCTGTGTAACCGCCCTTGCAGAGGCTGAGGTAGAATATGGACCTCACAAATCTTACTCTATTTTTGTAAAATTTCCTTTTACAGAAGACCTTAAAGAGTTTATTTCTAAAAATTATGGAGTTTCTTTAGATAAACCAGCTTATGTATTGATTTGGACGACTACTCCTTGGACCTTACCGGCAAATTTAGGTTTAGCCTTAAACCCTGAATTTGATTACTTATTGGTAGAATGGGAAGAGGAATATTATTTAGTAGCTGAAGGGCGAGTGTCAGGACTTTGCGCCGAGCTCAATAAAGACCTACCTAAATTTATAGCTAAGATAGACCCCAAAACCTTAGAAGGAAAAAAGGCCTTTCATCCTTTTTATCAAAAGGAAAGCCTTATCATCTTAGCTGACTTTGTAAGTTTAGACACTGGTACCGGAATTGTTCATATTGCTCCAGGTCATGGAGAAGAAGACTATCAAGTAGGTCTTAAGTATGGATTAGAGGTTTATGTGCCTGTAGACCAAGAGGGAAGATTTTATAAAGAGGTGGAATTGGTAGGAGGGCTTTCTATCTATCAGGCTAACGAAAAAATTTTAGAAACTCTAAAAGAAAACGGAAGACTGCTTCATGTTGATAAAATAGAACATAACTATCCCTTCTGCTGGAGATGTAAAAAACCGATTATTTTTAGGGCTGAAGATCAATGGTTTATTTCTATGGAACTAAAAAGATTAAGAGAAAAAGCCTTGAAAGCTATAGAAAGTGTAAAATTTATCCCCTCTTGGGGGAAAAACCGTCTTTATAGTATGTTAGAAAGTAGGCCTGATTGGTGTGTTTCCAGACAAAGGGTATGGGGCGTTCCGATTACAGTGTTTAAATGTGAAAATTGTGGAGAGATACTAAAAGATTTTAAGTATTATGAAAAAGTAATAGCCCTTTTTGAAAAAGAAGGTTGTGACCCTTGGTTTGTTAAAACCGCAGAAGAGCTTTTACCAGAAGGCACAACCTGCCCTAAATGTGGGCATACCAAGTTTACCAAGGAAAAAGATATCTTAGATGTATGGTTTGACTCTGGGGTTTCCTTTGCTGCAGTGATTGAGAAAAGAGAAGAACTTTCTTTTCCTGCGGACCTCTATTTAGAAGGGTCTGATCAACATAGAGGATGGTTTCACAGCTCGCTTCTTTGTGCAGTAGGTACTAGAGGGGTTCCTCCTTATAAAGCCTTACTTACTCATGGATTTGTGGTAGACGGACAAGGAAGAAAAATGTCTAAAAGTTTAGGAAATGTTATTCATCCCCAAGACTTGATCAAACAGCACGGGGCAGAAATATTAAGACTTTGGGTATCGGCTGAGGACTACCGGGATGACATAAAAATCTCTAAGGAAATACTTGCAAGGCTGGTTGAAGCCTACCGTAAAGTTAGAAATACCTGTAGATTTTTGATAGGTAATCTTTATGACTTCGACCCAAAAAAAGACTTGATATCTTTTGAAAATCTTCCTTCTTTTGAAAAATACATCCTTTATAGGCTAAGCAAAATAATAGAAAAAGTAAAAAAAGGATATGAGGATTTTGAATTTCACGTGGTTTATCATGAGATTTATCGGTTTTGTGTGGTAGAGCTTTCCTCTCTCATCATAGACATAAACCGAGACTATCTTTATTGTGAACGCCCAGACAGCCCTAAACGTAGAGCTACCCAAACTGTTTTTTATTATTCTTTAGATTCTATCGTTAAACTTATAGCCCCGATTCTTTCTTTTACTGCAGAAGATATCTGGCAAAACCTTCCTTACCCTAAGGATGAACCTTCGGTCTTTCTTACCGAGTTTCCTAACTATAAATTTGAGATTCCTGAAGATGAGGTTAAAAAATGGGAAACCCTGCTTAGACTTAGAGAAGAATTTCTAAAAGCTTTAGAAATAGCAAGAAAAGACCATAAGTCTATCAACACCTTTTTAGAAGCTGAAGTTTATGTTAAGGCTCCAGAAGAGATAAAAGAGTATCTAAAAGACAAAGCTTTTTGGGAATACTTCTTGATGATAGCTAAGTTTGAATTAGTTGAAAACTTAAACGAGAAATTAGAGCCGCAAACCTTTGTTTCTGAGGAGATATCTGGACTTAAGGTATTAATTAAACCTACCGAATATAAAAAATGTGAAAGGTGTTGGCAAAGAAAACCTGAAGTAGGGAACCTTCCTAATCCTGAACTTTGTGAAAGATGTTATCAGGTAGTAGGTGAGATTAAATGA